The DNA segment CCGGCCGCCCGCAGCGACGCGCCCGCAGGGCGTGTGAGCGAGGATTTCGCGCGCGCGGACGCGCGTGCGGAAAACAAGGATTCAACAATGCCCCGTATCATCATCACCCTGCCCGATCTGTCGGGCGGGGCGCTTGGCGCGCTCAAGGAGTGGCTGGCGATCACCACCGCGCAGGAAGACGCGCTGCTGGTGCGGCTGCTCGCATCCGCGCATGAGACCTGCGAGCGCTTCACCGGGCTCGTGCCGCTGCTCTGCACCCTGCGAGAGGAGTTCGCGCCCGCAGTCAGCCTTGCGCTCGCGGCGCGGCCAGTGCGCGGGGTTACCGGCGTCAACGTCATCGCGCCGACGGGCACCGCCACCCCGATAGCGTCCGGGGCCTGGTCGCAGGCGATCGGGGCGGACGGCTCGGCGCTCGTCAGCCTCGCCGCCCCGCCCGCCGA comes from the Qipengyuania sediminis genome and includes:
- a CDS encoding head-tail connector protein, whose translation is MPRIIITLPDLSGGALGALKEWLAITTAQEDALLVRLLASAHETCERFTGLVPLLCTLREEFAPAVSLALAARPVRGVTGVNVIAPTGTATPIASGAWSQAIGADGSALVSLAAPPAEGRIAVTFTAGIAGSWAEVPPALADGIVRLAAHAYRARGDVAAEPPAAVAALWRAWRRLRL